One Apostichopus japonicus isolate 1M-3 chromosome 14, ASM3797524v1, whole genome shotgun sequence genomic window carries:
- the LOC139979744 gene encoding uncharacterized protein isoform X2, with product MIDKDGYLQGMQGIKMTNEAIHGRMKTLKDSVVKSEDSVKRLLAEIKMLGQRVVQSHKAVQKEEEPGTDWRHDTSTQNRLLVKLTQNHLWCPP from the exons atgattgataaagatggctaccttcaaggtatgcaaggaattaagatgactaatgaagcaatccatggcagaatgaag ACGTTGAAGGACAGCGTAGTAAAATCAGAGGATTCCGTGAAGAGACTGTTAGCAGAGATCAAGATGCTAGGTCAAAGGGTCGTTCAATCTCATAAAGCCGtacagaaggaggaagagccag gtacagactGGCGCCACGATACATCCACACAGAACCGGTTACTGGTCAAATTAACTCAG aaccacctatggtgtccaCCATGA
- the LOC139979744 gene encoding uncharacterized protein isoform X1 — MIDKDGYLQGMQGIKMTNEAIHGRMKTLKDSVVKSEDSVKRLLAEIKMLGQRVVQSHKAVQKEEEPEPPMVSTMKQLPERPPEDLNLEETWEDDETSDRDNKLESQAPVADSDPYSSLIMDMKASISPPS; from the exons atgattgataaagatggctaccttcaaggtatgcaaggaattaagatgactaatgaagcaatccatggcagaatgaag ACGTTGAAGGACAGCGTAGTAAAATCAGAGGATTCCGTGAAGAGACTGTTAGCAGAGATCAAGATGCTAGGTCAAAGGGTCGTTCAATCTCATAAAGCCGtacagaaggaggaagagccag aaccacctatggtgtccaCCATGAAACAGCTCCCcgagagacctccagaagacttaaatttggaagagacttgggaagatgacgaaacatcagacagagacaataaattggaatcccaagcccctgtagccgattcagatccctactctagtctcattatggacatgaaagcctCCATCTCACCTCCGAGTTAA